The following are encoded in a window of Staphylospora marina genomic DNA:
- a CDS encoding DNA glycosylase AlkZ-like family protein yields the protein MYRRFALPEISPSMAMHHVWAKHHVLPGFSATCCRFVAQRLFGLHAARLPTPYVTLRARIPGFREESLREELRQNRRLIKLRCMRRTLHILPLDLAAVAHRATLPFRLADCRRQLRKAAGEPEQADALRRWIKQAVRMAPRSSRELERQAPAVIGGTPERTVPLVRAVIREMWERGQLCLIDDADHWSRERRRYGWTADLYRSLRLNDMSREEAVKRLVSGYLERYGPVTEGDLAWWSGLGLTEIRTALRDLKDSWTEVQIKGSPRPHLMLKEDLCRMMDLRLPSEPWVTLLAYEDPTLKGTKESRFLYVDPVHFPRLFNAIGEARASIVESGRVIGVWEPDRKARKIRWETFGRTQKRVDSMIREEVRNMERFLFGGSS from the coding sequence ATGTACCGCCGGTTTGCTCTTCCGGAAATCTCCCCCTCCATGGCCATGCATCATGTGTGGGCCAAGCATCATGTGTTGCCCGGGTTTTCCGCGACGTGTTGCCGTTTCGTGGCTCAACGCTTGTTCGGCTTGCACGCCGCCCGGCTACCGACACCGTATGTGACGCTTCGTGCGCGAATTCCCGGGTTTCGGGAAGAGAGCCTGCGGGAGGAACTTCGGCAAAACCGTCGGCTCATCAAATTGCGCTGCATGCGAAGGACGCTGCACATTCTTCCGCTCGATTTGGCAGCGGTCGCCCATCGGGCCACCCTTCCCTTTCGGCTGGCCGATTGCCGCCGACAACTGCGCAAAGCGGCGGGAGAACCGGAACAGGCGGATGCGCTGAGAAGGTGGATCAAGCAAGCGGTTCGCATGGCTCCCCGGTCATCCCGGGAATTGGAACGGCAGGCTCCCGCGGTCATCGGAGGGACACCGGAGCGGACGGTTCCTCTGGTCCGGGCGGTGATCAGGGAGATGTGGGAGCGGGGACAATTGTGTTTGATCGACGACGCCGATCATTGGAGTCGGGAGAGAAGGCGGTATGGCTGGACGGCCGATTTGTATCGCTCCCTCCGTCTGAATGACATGAGCCGTGAAGAAGCCGTCAAACGGTTGGTCTCCGGGTATCTGGAACGTTATGGCCCGGTGACGGAAGGAGATTTGGCTTGGTGGTCCGGATTGGGACTCACGGAAATCCGGACGGCACTCCGGGACCTGAAGGATTCATGGACGGAAGTGCAAATCAAAGGTTCGCCCCGTCCGCATTTGATGTTGAAGGAAGATCTTTGCCGGATGATGGATCTGCGCCTTCCTTCCGAACCATGGGTGACGCTGCTCGCATACGAAGATCCCACGCTGAAAGGAACCAAGGAAAGCCGGTTCCTTTACGTCGATCCGGTGCATTTCCCGAGACTCTTCAACGCCATCGGGGAAGCGCGGGCATCCATCGTGGAAAGCGGTCGGGTGATCGGCGTCTGGGAACCGGACCGGAAGGCGCGAAAAATCCGCTGGGAGACATTCGGAAGGACGCAAAAGCGGGTGGACTCAATGATCCGGGAGGAAGTGCGGAACATGGAACGGTTTTTGTTCGGGGGTTCTTCGTGA
- a CDS encoding poly-gamma-glutamate hydrolase family protein — MRRNVSRALLASLMTVAIVTAPFQGQQAEAVGGYQNWQELVNGGERPGVDYRILTRTRPTSRTLIMAIHGGGMELGTSEVAKGIANYDETGNEFDPDLINGTDMFNAYLFEGIKSTGNNVLKIPSETFDEPTAVSMVDKGFRVLSIHGIPDRVSGQQEVMVSGLDTWTRGWVAKRLREAGFTVTVDSSSDAEGNNPANIANEGLKRAGVHLELTYSLRKAMFRDVDTKAGRDEAVDKTDVYYRFVKAVREGLKADMYRNTDELMQYETEGDTYSVSTRTVPSRTLILSVHGGGIEAGTSELARGIAGIYNDPKIRGSANYNHYNFSGLKSANNRELHVTSAHITESRAVNMVADADRVLSLHGYSDKTPGEKVAYVGGLDLDLKQVVLDRLIEANFTARDAVGELPDGAGTDPDNIANRGRSRAGAQIELTTSLRKSFFADLTSQGRQTKTDDYYRFVNALRKALAAERVDGKDRFEVSVNASREYRYTFGTPTEVIIANGLDYPDALAGGPLAHKRQAPILLTTPDSLPVSVEEEIRAIRPTKVTILGGTGSVSEAVENRIRSLGVSAVERIGGADRYEVAAGTASLVIEGSSVDTAVIVSGTAFADALSSSAVAAQKGMPVLPVQQDAIPTTIRQWLETHPQIRNFIIVGGASTVSDAVKQQLAAFGTVRRIDGADRFEVSVNLANTLLPDHHRTIMANGLQFPDALIAGPLAAASGAPVILTSPTSLPASVQTYLNEKQGVLRSGTVMGSVSSVGTNILSRLSQVIEP; from the coding sequence ATGCGGCGGAACGTGTCGCGGGCGCTGCTGGCTTCCCTGATGACGGTTGCCATAGTGACGGCTCCGTTTCAGGGACAACAGGCAGAAGCCGTCGGAGGTTATCAGAATTGGCAAGAGCTTGTGAACGGCGGTGAACGACCTGGAGTCGATTATCGCATTCTGACCCGGACCCGTCCCACGTCCAGAACGTTGATCATGGCGATTCACGGCGGAGGGATGGAGCTGGGCACCAGTGAGGTGGCGAAAGGCATTGCCAACTACGATGAAACCGGCAATGAGTTTGATCCGGATTTGATCAACGGCACAGACATGTTCAACGCGTATCTGTTCGAAGGGATCAAGTCGACCGGCAACAACGTGCTGAAAATTCCTTCGGAAACGTTCGATGAACCGACCGCGGTAAGCATGGTGGACAAAGGGTTCCGGGTTCTGTCGATTCACGGAATTCCCGACCGGGTCAGCGGGCAACAGGAAGTGATGGTGAGCGGTCTGGACACCTGGACCCGCGGCTGGGTGGCCAAGCGCCTTCGGGAAGCCGGTTTCACCGTGACCGTGGATTCCTCATCCGATGCCGAGGGGAACAACCCGGCCAACATTGCCAATGAAGGCTTGAAACGGGCTGGTGTGCATCTGGAGCTCACGTACAGTTTGCGCAAGGCGATGTTCCGCGACGTGGACACCAAGGCCGGCCGGGACGAAGCCGTCGACAAAACGGATGTGTATTACCGGTTTGTCAAGGCGGTGCGGGAAGGCTTGAAAGCGGACATGTATCGCAACACCGATGAGCTTATGCAATATGAGACCGAAGGCGATACGTATTCCGTCTCGACCCGGACGGTCCCTTCCCGTACCTTGATCCTGTCCGTGCACGGCGGCGGCATTGAGGCGGGCACCAGTGAACTGGCCCGGGGAATCGCGGGGATCTACAACGATCCGAAAATCCGGGGGAGTGCCAATTACAACCACTACAATTTCAGCGGACTCAAATCCGCCAACAACCGGGAACTTCACGTGACGTCGGCTCACATCACCGAATCGCGGGCCGTGAACATGGTGGCGGATGCCGACCGGGTGCTCAGCCTGCACGGTTATTCCGACAAAACTCCCGGGGAAAAAGTGGCTTACGTCGGCGGGCTTGACCTGGACCTGAAACAGGTCGTGTTGGATCGCTTGATTGAAGCCAATTTTACGGCAAGAGATGCGGTTGGGGAACTTCCCGACGGAGCAGGCACCGACCCGGACAACATCGCCAACCGGGGAAGGAGCCGGGCCGGTGCGCAGATTGAACTGACCACGTCGCTCCGGAAATCGTTTTTCGCCGATCTCACCTCCCAGGGGCGCCAAACCAAAACGGACGACTATTACCGGTTCGTCAATGCGCTCCGGAAAGCGTTGGCGGCCGAACGGGTGGACGGCAAGGACCGGTTTGAAGTGTCGGTCAATGCGTCGCGTGAGTACCGCTATACATTCGGGACCCCGACCGAAGTGATCATCGCAAACGGGCTCGACTATCCGGACGCATTGGCGGGCGGCCCGCTGGCGCACAAGCGGCAGGCACCCATCCTGCTGACCACGCCGGATTCCCTGCCGGTCTCGGTGGAGGAAGAAATTCGGGCCATTCGTCCGACCAAAGTCACGATTCTCGGGGGAACGGGTTCGGTATCCGAAGCGGTGGAAAACCGGATTCGCAGTCTCGGTGTAAGTGCGGTGGAACGGATCGGCGGAGCGGACCGGTATGAAGTGGCCGCCGGGACGGCTTCCCTTGTCATCGAAGGAAGTTCCGTGGACACGGCCGTGATCGTCAGCGGCACCGCCTTTGCGGATGCGCTCTCCTCTTCGGCGGTGGCGGCTCAAAAAGGCATGCCGGTTCTCCCGGTGCAGCAGGACGCGATTCCGACCACCATCCGTCAGTGGTTGGAGACTCATCCGCAAATCAGGAATTTCATCATCGTCGGCGGAGCATCCACCGTCTCCGATGCCGTCAAACAACAATTGGCGGCGTTCGGCACCGTCCGGCGGATCGACGGAGCCGACCGGTTTGAAGTGTCGGTGAACCTGGCAAACACGCTGCTTCCGGATCACCACCGTACGATCATGGCAAACGGGCTCCAATTCCCGGACGCGTTGATTGCCGGACCGCTTGCCGCCGCTTCCGGGGCGCCGGTGATCCTGACGTCTCCCACGTCTTTGCCTGCTTCCGTTCAAACCTATCTGAACGAAAAGCAAGGTGTGCTGAGATCCGGAACGGTCATGGGAAGCGTCAGCTCGGTCGGCACGAACATCTTGTCCCGGCTTTCCCAGGTGATTGAGCCCTGA
- a CDS encoding matrixin family metalloprotease, giving the protein MKIRTSRTVRSLLFTLSLALILTRSPMQEALAYSFTGQKQCTYYIYWRWGGSITSAHKSAFQQALTDWNGAQSVRRFVGGTSTAPGAIDTYTAKDGNYGLSTWYYNSSGCITSWVSKLNNNYNSTFTANRSTANHELGHILGLEHTNNPAIMKIGRDRLSIYVPQTDDINGVNALY; this is encoded by the coding sequence ATGAAGATCAGGACTTCCCGAACCGTCCGGTCTCTGCTTTTCACCCTTTCGCTGGCGCTCATCCTGACACGGTCTCCCATGCAGGAAGCACTGGCCTACTCCTTCACCGGTCAAAAGCAGTGCACGTATTACATCTACTGGCGTTGGGGCGGATCCATCACTTCCGCACACAAGAGCGCTTTCCAACAGGCTCTGACCGACTGGAACGGAGCCCAGTCCGTGCGCCGGTTTGTCGGTGGAACCTCCACGGCCCCGGGAGCCATTGACACCTACACGGCCAAAGACGGCAATTACGGCCTCTCCACCTGGTATTACAACAGCAGCGGATGCATCACTTCCTGGGTCTCCAAACTCAACAACAACTACAACAGCACGTTCACGGCCAACCGAAGCACCGCCAACCACGAGCTGGGCCACATCCTGGGACTGGAGCACACCAACAATCCGGCCATCATGAAGATCGGACGCGATCGCTTGTCCATTTACGTTCCGCAAACCGATGACATCAACGGCGTCAACGCACTCTACTGA
- a CDS encoding TVP38/TMEM64 family protein has translation MILKLDFHLSDKLAAFLGDLGIWGIPAAVVTGTSVNLLGFIPSVAVTAVNVLLFGPWLGFFLSWCGEILGSFLAFLLFRKGIRAAGLRKHLDWNWVKTLSEMSSKDKFAALLMARLLPLMPSGAVNLAASLTGASVGVFLLSTAIGKVPSLLLETLISQGLIHPDEHGGRLILGILVTGLAFIWFRKRNKPLR, from the coding sequence TTGATATTAAAATTGGATTTCCATCTGTCAGACAAACTGGCCGCCTTTCTCGGGGATCTGGGAATCTGGGGAATTCCCGCCGCCGTGGTGACGGGAACATCGGTGAATCTTCTCGGCTTCATTCCTTCCGTGGCGGTCACTGCCGTCAACGTGCTTCTCTTCGGCCCCTGGCTCGGCTTCTTTCTTTCATGGTGCGGGGAAATCCTGGGGTCTTTTTTGGCATTCCTCCTCTTTCGCAAGGGGATCCGGGCAGCGGGTCTGCGCAAGCATCTCGATTGGAATTGGGTGAAGACTTTGAGCGAAATGTCTTCCAAAGACAAGTTTGCCGCCTTGCTCATGGCCCGTCTGCTTCCCTTGATGCCTTCCGGAGCCGTCAATCTGGCCGCATCCTTGACGGGCGCCTCCGTCGGGGTGTTCCTGCTGTCCACCGCGATCGGCAAAGTCCCTTCTCTGCTGTTGGAAACCTTGATCAGCCAAGGTCTGATCCACCCGGACGAACACGGGGGCCGGCTCATCCTGGGAATCCTTGTCACGGGCCTTGCGTTCATTTGGTTCCGAAAAAGAAACAAACCGCTTCGCTGA
- a CDS encoding N,N-dimethylformamidase beta subunit family domain-containing protein codes for MEWLRRWTDEKFGKEYSRRQLLKKIPHATAMLLGSTFLSRELFSRYMADAASPKEKEPRKTQEVFQRPAHLETLDVVAENRKPGSERWKITNPAGNRLQGYASAESVVPGESITFYVHSETPFQMEIYRMGWYGGKGGRHMTTLNGFQASPQNLEPDPETYAADWTPTLEFRVPSDWPTGCYLVKLVDQDGREAYIFFVVRQQVPAGDLAVLLSTNTYQAYNNWGGKSLYGYNSTRGVQAHQVSLNRPYRSYYGSGLFFQFEYNLIRWLEMEGYSVTYLTDMDLHHRLLETSYVYALIIAGHSEYWSMDMRKSVEHLTASRMNLAVFSANCAYWQIRLEPDKYGRADRVMVSYKQFAVEKDPLAKIDPLKTTGLFRQAPVNMPEDRMFGIMYSGIPDAPAPLVITRADHWLFEGTGLKNGDRIPGVVGGEVDSYGGQLPGVEVLAASPVMLYGKKKDAHVIWWKKPTGGKVFAVGTFYWNWFLDPIHHTQQAKENETIRRITSNALLALIDRAL; via the coding sequence ATGGAATGGCTCCGCCGATGGACGGATGAAAAATTCGGCAAGGAATACTCAAGACGTCAATTGTTGAAAAAGATCCCGCATGCCACCGCCATGCTGCTCGGATCGACATTTTTGTCCCGTGAGCTTTTCTCCCGATACATGGCGGACGCGGCATCGCCCAAAGAAAAAGAGCCCCGCAAAACGCAAGAGGTGTTTCAACGGCCGGCTCATTTGGAAACGCTGGACGTCGTGGCGGAAAACAGGAAGCCGGGGAGTGAGCGGTGGAAAATCACGAATCCGGCAGGAAACCGTCTGCAGGGATATGCTTCGGCGGAATCCGTCGTCCCCGGGGAATCCATTACGTTTTACGTGCACAGCGAAACACCGTTCCAAATGGAAATTTACCGGATGGGATGGTACGGAGGCAAGGGCGGCCGGCACATGACCACGCTGAACGGATTTCAGGCCTCCCCGCAAAACCTTGAGCCCGATCCCGAAACCTATGCCGCCGATTGGACGCCGACATTGGAATTCCGGGTTCCTTCCGATTGGCCGACCGGATGTTATCTGGTCAAACTGGTGGATCAGGACGGACGCGAAGCGTACATCTTTTTCGTGGTCCGGCAGCAGGTGCCCGCCGGGGATCTGGCCGTTCTCCTGAGCACAAACACGTACCAGGCTTACAACAACTGGGGCGGAAAAAGTCTGTACGGTTACAACAGCACCCGGGGCGTTCAGGCGCACCAAGTTTCCCTCAACCGTCCCTACCGCAGTTATTACGGTTCCGGACTGTTTTTCCAATTTGAATACAACCTGATCCGATGGCTGGAAATGGAAGGATACTCCGTCACCTATCTGACGGACATGGACCTTCACCATCGACTCCTCGAAACCTCCTACGTGTATGCGCTGATCATTGCCGGTCACAGTGAGTACTGGTCGATGGACATGCGGAAAAGCGTGGAACATCTGACGGCTTCCCGCATGAATTTGGCCGTGTTCAGCGCCAACTGCGCCTACTGGCAAATCCGACTGGAGCCGGACAAATACGGCCGCGCAGATCGGGTCATGGTTTCCTACAAACAATTTGCCGTGGAGAAGGATCCGCTGGCGAAAATCGATCCGCTCAAAACCACCGGCCTGTTTCGCCAAGCGCCGGTCAACATGCCGGAAGACCGGATGTTCGGCATCATGTATTCGGGAATTCCGGACGCACCGGCTCCGCTGGTGATCACCCGGGCGGACCATTGGTTGTTCGAAGGCACCGGTCTGAAAAACGGCGACCGGATTCCCGGCGTGGTCGGGGGCGAAGTGGATTCGTACGGGGGACAATTGCCCGGCGTGGAAGTGTTGGCCGCTTCTCCGGTCATGCTTTACGGGAAGAAAAAAGATGCTCACGTGATCTGGTGGAAAAAACCGACCGGAGGGAAAGTGTTCGCGGTCGGTACGTTTTACTGGAACTGGTTCCTTGACCCGATTCATCACACCCAACAGGCCAAGGAAAACGAAACGATCCGGCGAATCACCAGCAATGCGCTGTTGGCCCTGATCGATCGGGCGCTGTGA
- a CDS encoding antibiotic biosynthesis monooxygenase family protein, which translates to MYQVNNRIDIRSPEHLAELKERFAKAPESMKQVPGFISFRLLEAEDGSHVIAETVFDSPASFRTWLESDHFRNAHGGRSGNAGGSNPARYFVVIG; encoded by the coding sequence AACCGGATTGACATCCGTTCGCCGGAGCATCTCGCCGAGTTGAAAGAGCGATTCGCCAAAGCGCCGGAATCCATGAAACAGGTTCCCGGTTTCATTTCCTTCCGGCTGCTGGAAGCAGAGGACGGTTCCCACGTGATCGCCGAGACGGTGTTCGATTCGCCCGCTTCTTTCCGCACCTGGTTGGAAAGCGATCATTTCCGCAACGCTCACGGCGGCCGGAGCGGAAACGCCGGCGGAAGCAATCCGGCAAGATACTTCGTGGTCATCGGGTAA